The following coding sequences lie in one Oryza brachyantha chromosome 10, ObraRS2, whole genome shotgun sequence genomic window:
- the LOC102714320 gene encoding AB hydrolase superfamily protein YfhM-like isoform X1, translating into MATTELQQIEHVHLPVRGLALHVAQAGKGELGTVVFLHGFPEIWYSWRHQMLAVAAAGYRAVAPDWRGYGLSEQPPEPEAAEFDDLVEDLLGILDALAVPKAFLVGKDFGAMPAYDFALRHPNRTCGVMCLGVPLRITDLSFNTLPEGLYILRWAQPGRAEADFGRYDVKRVVRTIYILFSRSEIPIAKEDQEIMDLADLSTPLPEWFTEEDLSVYSSLYEKSGFRYPLQMPYRSMHQRKPIGDAKFQVPVFVVMGEKDYALKFPGTESVMKDGSMEKHAPDLKIAYIPEGCHFVQEQFPDLVNELLLGFLKDHPNV; encoded by the exons ATGGCCACCACGGAGCTGCAGCAGATCGAGCACGTCCACCTCCCCGTGCGGGGGCTCGCCCTCCACGTCGCGCAGGCCGGCAAAG GGGAGCTCGGGACGGTGGTGTTCCTGCACGGGTTCCCGGAGATATGGTACTCGTGGCGCCACCAGATGctggccgtggccgccgccggctaccgcgccgtcgcgccggaCTGGCGCGGGTACGGGCTCTCCGAgcagccgccggagccggaggcggcggagttcGACGACCTGGTCGAGGATCTCCTCGGCATCCTCGACGCCCTTGCCGTGCCCAAG GCATTCCTTGTTGGAAAGGATTTTGGAGCCATGCCAGCTTATGATTTTGCTCTCCGTCACCCAAACCGCACATGTGGTGTGATGTGTTTGGGCGTCCCTCTCCGCATCACTGATTTGTCCTTCAACACATTACCAGAAGGACTCTATATTTTACGTTGGGCG CAACCAGGAAGAGCAGAGGCTGACTTTGGTAGGTATGATGTCAAGAGAGTTGTACGCACCATCTACATACTGTTCTCTAGAAGCGAGATCCCTATAGCTAAGGAAGATCAAGAGATCATGGATCTTGCAGACTTGTCAACACCCCTTCCAGAGTGGTTTACCGAGGAGGATCTTTCTGTCTACTCGTCCCTCTATGAGAAGTCTGGTTTTCGATATCCGCTGCAAATGCCATACAG GTCTATGCATCAGAGGAAACCAATTGGTGATGCAAAATTCCAGGTCCCGGTGTTTGTTGTCATGGGGGAGAAAGATTATGCCCTCAAGTTTCCTGGTACTGAATCTGTTATGAAAGACGGTAGTATGGAGAAGCATGCACCAGACCTAAAGATCGCCTACATCCCTGAAGGATGCCATTTTGTGCAGGAGCAATTCCCAGACTTGGTGAATGAGCTCCTGCTTGGCTTCTTGAAAGACCATCCTAATGTTTAG
- the LOC102714320 gene encoding epoxide hydrolase B-like isoform X2, with protein sequence MATTELQQIEHVHLPVRGLALHVAQAGKGELGTVVFLHGFPEIWYSWRHQMLAVAAAGYRAVAPDWRGYGLSEQPPEPEAAEFDDLVEDLLGILDALAVPKAFLVGKDFGAMPAYDFALRHPNRTCGVMCLGVPLRITDLSFNTLPEGLYILRWAQPGRAEADFGRYDVKRVVRTIYILFSRSEIPIAKEDQEIMDLADLSTPLPEWFTEEDLSVYSSLYEKSGFRYPLQMPYSLRSALCLLGLCIRGNQLVMQNSRSRCLLSWGRKIMPSSFLVLNLL encoded by the exons ATGGCCACCACGGAGCTGCAGCAGATCGAGCACGTCCACCTCCCCGTGCGGGGGCTCGCCCTCCACGTCGCGCAGGCCGGCAAAG GGGAGCTCGGGACGGTGGTGTTCCTGCACGGGTTCCCGGAGATATGGTACTCGTGGCGCCACCAGATGctggccgtggccgccgccggctaccgcgccgtcgcgccggaCTGGCGCGGGTACGGGCTCTCCGAgcagccgccggagccggaggcggcggagttcGACGACCTGGTCGAGGATCTCCTCGGCATCCTCGACGCCCTTGCCGTGCCCAAG GCATTCCTTGTTGGAAAGGATTTTGGAGCCATGCCAGCTTATGATTTTGCTCTCCGTCACCCAAACCGCACATGTGGTGTGATGTGTTTGGGCGTCCCTCTCCGCATCACTGATTTGTCCTTCAACACATTACCAGAAGGACTCTATATTTTACGTTGGGCG CAACCAGGAAGAGCAGAGGCTGACTTTGGTAGGTATGATGTCAAGAGAGTTGTACGCACCATCTACATACTGTTCTCTAGAAGCGAGATCCCTATAGCTAAGGAAGATCAAGAGATCATGGATCTTGCAGACTTGTCAACACCCCTTCCAGAGTGGTTTACCGAGGAGGATCTTTCTGTCTACTCGTCCCTCTATGAGAAGTCTGGTTTTCGATATCCGCTGCAAATGCCATACAG TTTAAGATCTGCATTATGCTTGCTAGGTCTATGCATCAGAGGAAACCAATTGGTGATGCAAAATTCCAGGTCCCGGTGTTTGTTGTCATGGGGGAGAAAGATTATGCCCTCAAGTTTCCTGGTACTGAATCTGTTATGA
- the LOC102714586 gene encoding AB hydrolase superfamily protein YfhM-like yields the protein MATTEQQQQQQKIEHVHLRVRGLTLHVAQAGKGELGTVVFLHGFPEIWYSWRHQMLAVAAAGYRAVAPDWRGYGLSDQPPEPEAAGFDDLVEDLLAVLDALAVPKAFLVATDFGSMVAYDFALRHPNHTCGVMSLGAPFVSDRTSFNTLPEGFYVLRWVQPGRAEADFARYDVKRVVRTIYILFSRSDIPIAEKDQEIMDLADLSTPLPEWFTEEDLDVYSSLYEKSGFRYPLQMPYRSLFKRKPNGDAKFQVPVHVVMGEKDYVFKFPGVEFAMRDGGMEKHAQDLKITYIPEGCHFVQEQFPDRVNELLLGFLRDHPVAV from the exons ATGGCCACgacggagcagcagcagcagcagcagaagatcGAGCACGTCCACCTCCGCGTGCGGGGGCTCACCCTCCACGTCGCGCAGGCCGGCAAAG GCGAGCTCGGGACGGTGGTGTTCCTGCACGGGTTCCCGGAGATATGGTACTCGTGGCGCCACCAGATgctggccgtcgccgccgccggctaccgcgccgtcgctccggACTGGCGCGGCTACGGCCTCTCCGACcagccgccggagccggaggcggcggggttCGACGACCTGGTCGAGGAtctcctcgccgtcctcgaCGCCCTCGCCGTGCCcaag GCATTCCTTGTTGCAACGGATTTCGGGTCCATGGTAGCTTATGATTTTGCTCTTCGTCATCCAAACCACACATGTGGCGTGATGTCTTTGGGTGCTCCCTTTGTTTCTGACAGGACGTCCTTTAACACATTACCAGAAGGATTTTACGTCTTACGTTGGGTG CAACCAGGAAGAGCTGAGGCAGACTTTGCCCGGTATGATGTCAAGAGAGTTGTACGCACCATCTACATTCTCTTCTCTAGAAGCGACATCCCCATAGCTGAAAAAGATCAAGAGATCATGGATCTTGCCGATTTGTCAACACCCCTTCCCGAGTGGTTTACTGAGGAGGATCTTGACGTCTACTCATCCCTCTATGAGAAGTCCGGTTTCCGATATCCCCTACAGATGCCATATAG GTCTCTCTTTAAGAGGAAACCAAATGGAGACGCAAAATTCCAAGTTCCAGTGCATGTTGTCATGGGGGAGAAAGATTATGTCTTCAAGTTCCCTGGTGTGGAGTTCGCCATGAGAGACGGTGGTATGGAGAAGCATGCACAAGACCTGAAGATCACCTACATCCCTGAAGGGTGCCATTTTGTGCAGGAGCAGTTCCCGGACCGTGTGAATGAGCTCCTGCTTGGCTTCTTGAGAGACCATCCTGTGGCTGTTTAA